The following proteins are encoded in a genomic region of Syntrophorhabdus sp.:
- a CDS encoding ABC transporter substrate-binding protein has translation MKRLLAVALIVVSAVLFGFQAQAANEIVVGCISDLTGTYAALSKQQVDAVNMAVDELNKKGGVIGKKLRVVVEDSATSVSLATQKLERLILDQKVDFVIPPTTSSAVLAMMPVALKYNKLMMVTLAQSMKITGENRNKVTFRCFGNGEITGKPQSKWMVKNLGKKYYIIGADYAWPRSTAEVYTKFLKQNGAEIIGETWFPLGTKDFASYFGKVKAAKPEVLLMICAGNDAVSLVSQVKQYGLGKQMKLAADGSLVSADIIKAHGSNADGIIIADFYVSSMDTPENKVFVKNYMARYKDAPSKMALSSYEGVMWVAQAIKQVGSTDTDKLVKAIEGSTYKGPQGSKKMGPDHQAVLDVYMIQIANGGQYKILERAN, from the coding sequence ATGAAACGTTTGCTCGCCGTCGCTTTAATTGTTGTTTCGGCCGTGCTCTTCGGTTTTCAGGCACAGGCCGCCAATGAGATCGTGGTCGGGTGTATCTCCGACCTGACAGGGACCTATGCCGCCCTGTCAAAACAGCAGGTTGATGCAGTGAACATGGCTGTTGACGAGCTCAACAAGAAGGGTGGAGTCATCGGAAAGAAACTGAGGGTAGTGGTCGAGGATTCCGCAACCAGCGTTTCGCTGGCGACCCAGAAGTTGGAGCGCCTCATTCTCGATCAGAAAGTGGACTTCGTCATTCCTCCGACCACGTCATCGGCTGTTCTCGCCATGATGCCCGTTGCGCTGAAGTACAACAAGCTCATGATGGTCACGCTGGCCCAGTCCATGAAGATCACCGGTGAGAACAGGAACAAGGTCACCTTCCGGTGCTTCGGCAACGGTGAGATCACCGGGAAGCCCCAGTCGAAGTGGATGGTGAAGAATCTGGGCAAGAAGTACTACATCATCGGCGCCGACTATGCCTGGCCAAGATCGACAGCGGAAGTCTACACGAAGTTCCTGAAACAGAACGGCGCTGAGATAATCGGCGAGACCTGGTTTCCTCTGGGAACGAAGGACTTCGCATCCTATTTCGGCAAGGTCAAGGCCGCGAAACCGGAAGTCCTGCTCATGATCTGCGCCGGCAACGATGCCGTGTCGCTTGTCTCCCAGGTCAAGCAGTATGGTCTTGGAAAGCAGATGAAACTCGCCGCCGACGGGTCGCTTGTGTCCGCCGATATCATCAAGGCGCATGGCAGCAACGCAGACGGCATCATCATAGCCGACTTCTACGTCTCCTCGATGGACACACCGGAGAACAAGGTTTTCGTGAAAAACTACATGGCCCGCTACAAAGACGCGCCGAGCAAGATGGCGCTCAGCTCCTATGAGGGTGTCATGTGGGTCGCGCAGGCCATCAAGCAGGTCGGCTCCACGGATACCGACAAGCTTGTCAAGGCCATTGAAGGCTCCACGTACAAGGGCCCCCAGGGAAGCAAGAAGATGGGTCCTGACCACCAGGCGGTTCTCGACGTTTACATGATCCAGATAGCCAATGGAGGACAGTACAAGATTTTGGAAAGGGCTAACTAG
- a CDS encoding TetR/AcrR family transcriptional regulator, with translation MSATHHRKRDATREQIVKAAIQVFGGKSYLEASISEIAQRAEVAEGTIYQHFKNKEDLLFFIPNDRTDAFCEGLELHLQGIQDARNKLAKFAWYYLYFFKTNPAYARIAMLELRVNKNFQKTNGYRLFRGWFKMLRGIIEQGQREGSVRNDMDPVIIQELLLGTLEHYVTRWLLKDESWDLLEFREQTIKLIMNGIQSVSGEDTKMATAAKKSAAEGRRPKGEPLKNKQMT, from the coding sequence ATGAGCGCAACTCATCATAGAAAAAGGGACGCAACCAGGGAGCAGATAGTCAAGGCCGCCATCCAGGTGTTCGGCGGGAAGAGTTACCTCGAGGCCAGCATCTCGGAGATAGCTCAGAGAGCCGAAGTGGCGGAGGGGACGATCTACCAGCATTTCAAGAACAAGGAAGACCTCCTGTTCTTCATACCTAATGATAGAACAGACGCATTTTGCGAGGGGTTGGAGCTCCACCTGCAGGGGATCCAGGATGCCCGCAACAAGCTGGCGAAATTCGCGTGGTACTACCTCTATTTTTTCAAGACAAACCCGGCCTACGCGCGTATTGCCATGCTTGAATTAAGGGTCAACAAGAATTTCCAGAAAACCAACGGATACCGCCTCTTCAGGGGGTGGTTCAAGATGTTGCGTGGCATCATCGAGCAGGGGCAGCGGGAAGGGTCCGTGAGGAACGATATGGACCCGGTCATCATCCAGGAACTGCTCCTCGGTACTCTTGAGCATTACGTTACACGCTGGCTTCTCAAGGACGAGAGTTGGGACCTTCTGGAGTTCCGCGAGCAGACGATCAAGCTGATAATGAATGGTATCCAATCGGTGAGCGGTGAGGATACGAAAATGGCGACCGCCGCGAAAAAGAGCGCGGCGGAGGGCCGGCGCCCGAAAGGGGAGCCGCTCAAGAACAAGCAGATGACGTGA
- a CDS encoding enoyl-CoA hydratase/isomerase family protein — protein sequence MMYETLHFDLDGQIGTLTLDVPGKLNAHTIQMRAELLHFWRERQNNEEECRVIIMTGKGKAFCAGGDIEEIDDPNTPVYRQTPEQRYIDQDKISEVILLMRRAPQPIIGAIHGWAVGGGFSLALACDLRVADPTTKFIASYINIGLTGTDMGGSFHFPRQVPLAIANEYLLTGETMDAETACRWGLVNYLVPEGDLMAKARELAEKMIQKSVLGLRMTKEVIGQNIGSASLETAIYLENRNQVLCLGSQPIVNPFKKSR from the coding sequence ATGATGTATGAGACGCTTCATTTCGATCTCGACGGACAGATAGGCACGTTGACACTCGATGTTCCCGGCAAGCTGAACGCCCATACGATACAGATGAGGGCGGAACTCCTCCATTTCTGGAGGGAGAGACAGAACAACGAGGAAGAATGCCGGGTGATCATAATGACGGGCAAGGGCAAGGCCTTCTGTGCCGGCGGAGATATCGAGGAGATAGACGATCCGAACACGCCCGTCTACAGGCAGACCCCGGAGCAGCGCTATATAGATCAAGACAAGATCTCCGAGGTCATTCTCCTCATGAGGCGGGCGCCCCAACCCATCATCGGCGCCATTCACGGATGGGCGGTGGGGGGCGGTTTCAGTCTTGCGCTGGCCTGCGACCTGCGTGTGGCCGATCCGACGACGAAGTTCATAGCCTCCTATATCAACATCGGTCTGACGGGGACGGACATGGGCGGCAGTTTCCATTTTCCCCGGCAGGTCCCGCTCGCCATCGCCAACGAATATCTTCTGACCGGAGAGACAATGGACGCCGAGACCGCCTGCAGATGGGGTCTCGTCAACTACCTTGTGCCCGAGGGTGACCTTATGGCGAAGGCGCGCGAGCTCGCGGAGAAGATGATCCAGAAGTCCGTTCTGGGCCTCAGAATGACGAAGGAGGTCATCGGACAGAACATAGGGTCGGCCAGCCTCGAGACGGCCATCTATCTCGAGAACCGCAACCAGGTCCTGTGCCTCGGGTCGCAGCCGATCGTCAACCCCTTTAAGAAATCACGTTGA
- a CDS encoding SDR family NAD(P)-dependent oxidoreductase, whose protein sequence is MLLGEEKGVDSRGADGYNESCEVEMDLEGRVAIVTGASRGVGKAMALGLAKEGAIVVVAARTEVERPPMPGSIEVTAREIRRAGGQAHAVRCDVADEAEVNGMVSRAIGLFGRVDVLVNNSGIAFPAHAWEMPLKRWELVLKVNLTGAFLCARAVLPGMMERRTGSIINVSSIQATQKGSVNTGIAYGVSKAALERLTVGLAEEVRSFNIAVNCLKPRGAVSTEGMAYLHAAADRSRWDTPDKMVRACVFLASQGDGGVTGLVATDEEICERYLNEEQAAKEEGNGAGSCPEDVRG, encoded by the coding sequence ATGCTTTTGGGGGAAGAGAAGGGAGTGGATAGTCGGGGCGCGGATGGGTATAATGAGTCCTGTGAGGTGGAAATGGATCTTGAGGGCAGGGTTGCGATAGTGACGGGGGCGAGCCGGGGGGTGGGGAAGGCGATGGCCCTGGGGCTTGCGAAAGAAGGGGCGATCGTGGTTGTCGCCGCGCGGACAGAGGTCGAGAGGCCGCCGATGCCGGGAAGCATCGAGGTGACGGCGAGAGAGATCAGGCGGGCCGGCGGGCAGGCGCATGCCGTGAGGTGCGATGTTGCCGACGAGGCTGAGGTGAACGGCATGGTATCCCGAGCCATCGGTCTCTTCGGGCGGGTCGACGTTCTGGTGAACAATTCAGGGATTGCCTTTCCCGCGCACGCGTGGGAGATGCCGCTCAAGAGATGGGAGCTGGTCCTTAAGGTCAACCTGACGGGGGCCTTTCTATGCGCCCGGGCCGTGCTGCCCGGCATGATGGAGCGAAGGACTGGGAGTATCATCAACGTATCGTCCATCCAGGCGACGCAGAAGGGGTCGGTGAACACGGGCATCGCATACGGCGTGTCAAAGGCCGCCCTGGAGCGCTTAACCGTCGGACTTGCCGAAGAGGTGCGCTCTTTCAACATTGCCGTCAACTGTCTGAAGCCGCGGGGAGCGGTCAGCACGGAGGGCATGGCGTATCTCCATGCCGCCGCGGACAGGTCGCGCTGGGACACACCGGATAAGATGGTGCGGGCCTGTGTCTTTTTGGCGTCCCAGGGCGATGGCGGAGTGACGGGTCTCGTTGCCACGGACGAGGAGATCTGTGAGAGGTATCTGAATGAAGAGCAGGCAGCGAAGGAGGAGGGTAACGGTGCTGGCTCTTGTCCTGAAGATGTTCGAGGGTGA
- a CDS encoding 3-hydroxyacyl-CoA dehydrogenase family protein, translating into MKKLGVLGCGQMGSGIVQVFAQAGYEVVAVDTVPAMIEKGLKGIEKRLMGRVDKGKMTPDEKNAIMGRIKTSNKLEDLADCDLIEEAIPEDLELKKKTFAELDRICKPETIFGSNTSGLSVTDMAVATKRPERVMGMHFHNPAPVMQLLELVKTIMTGQDIIDDVKTWGATLGKTVVVAPDVGGFIVTRLFTPFLLGAVRMLEAGIATRDEIDISMKFAVNHPMGPLEVVDFIGLDTELSIANSLYEETKDPKYAPPLLLVKMVTAGWLGRKSGKGFYDYT; encoded by the coding sequence ATAAAGAAACTGGGCGTTTTGGGATGTGGACAGATGGGATCAGGCATCGTTCAGGTCTTCGCGCAGGCGGGCTACGAGGTCGTGGCCGTCGACACGGTGCCGGCAATGATAGAGAAGGGTCTGAAGGGCATCGAGAAGAGGCTCATGGGCCGCGTCGACAAGGGCAAGATGACCCCCGACGAGAAGAATGCCATCATGGGAAGGATCAAGACGAGCAATAAGCTGGAAGACCTCGCGGACTGCGACCTCATCGAGGAGGCGATCCCCGAGGACCTGGAGCTGAAGAAGAAGACCTTCGCCGAGCTCGACCGCATCTGCAAGCCGGAGACGATCTTCGGCAGCAACACCTCCGGCCTGTCCGTCACGGACATGGCGGTCGCCACGAAGCGGCCGGAGAGGGTCATGGGCATGCACTTCCACAACCCCGCCCCCGTGATGCAGCTCCTTGAGCTCGTCAAGACGATCATGACGGGCCAGGACATCATCGACGACGTGAAGACGTGGGGAGCCACCCTGGGGAAGACGGTCGTCGTCGCCCCCGACGTGGGAGGGTTCATCGTGACCCGGCTCTTCACCCCCTTCCTCCTCGGCGCCGTCAGGATGCTGGAGGCAGGCATAGCGACACGGGACGAGATAGACATATCCATGAAGTTCGCCGTCAACCATCCCATGGGACCGCTGGAAGTGGTGGACTTCATCGGCCTCGACACGGAGCTTTCGATCGCCAACAGCCTCTACGAGGAGACGAAAGACCCCAAGTACGCCCCCCCGCTGCTCCTCGTCAAGATGGTCACCGCGGGCTGGCTGGGAAGGAAATCCGGAAAGGGTTTCTACGATTACACGTAA
- a CDS encoding (2,3-dihydroxybenzoyl)adenylate synthase produces MSTPTYPKHKNKDETTYRAHGWWTGVTLGDVIDKTADVFPNKEGLVDDRSRLTFAEVRANVDRLALGLLDLGIKKGDAVLLQLPNWAEYVYSYFAMQKIGAIPVILISGYKQLEVGHLANLTQAKAWIVPERYRKIDYTSFMGDVRKANPQLKNIIFVRSENKAGGDAINFESLLDRDVTAKDRNRLELAKPLPTDVCHVVPSGGTTGLPKGIPRTHNDYICNVEYLHKGWEMNTTDACLVIVPVGHNLAVLNVVGSLLFAYKLVLSDSTRPADICKLIEDEKITYMPSVPSLVRRIMEAPEMGNFDLTSLRKISAGGEPSTPDLIQEVYRKLHCTYINEFGMTEGLLCRSQLTDDIETICSTVGRATCPYDEVRIIDREGKKLPAGVDGELAAKGPGIFAGYLLAAGAKDQSFTKDGFFRTGDQAQMDAQGYIKITGRIKDIIIRGGENISPAQVEEILCGHKEIADAAVIGMPDKDLGERVCAFVRLVPGAKLSDTDIVTFMEANGASKLLIPERFEFVDRFPMTQAGKHDKKLLKKELVERLGLK; encoded by the coding sequence ATGAGCACACCCACATATCCGAAACACAAGAATAAGGACGAAACGACCTACAGGGCCCATGGCTGGTGGACGGGCGTGACGCTCGGCGACGTCATCGACAAGACCGCCGATGTGTTTCCCAACAAGGAAGGCCTTGTCGATGACAGGTCGCGGTTGACCTTTGCCGAGGTTAGGGCCAATGTCGACCGGCTGGCCCTTGGCCTTCTCGATCTCGGGATCAAAAAGGGCGATGCCGTGCTTCTGCAGCTGCCCAACTGGGCCGAGTACGTCTATTCCTATTTTGCCATGCAGAAGATCGGGGCCATACCCGTCATCCTCATCAGCGGCTACAAGCAGCTCGAGGTCGGGCATCTTGCGAACCTGACCCAGGCTAAGGCATGGATAGTGCCGGAAAGGTACAGGAAGATAGATTACACATCCTTCATGGGGGACGTGAGGAAGGCCAACCCCCAGCTCAAGAACATCATATTCGTCCGTTCAGAGAACAAGGCAGGCGGTGACGCGATAAACTTCGAGAGCCTTCTCGACAGGGACGTGACCGCGAAGGACAGGAACAGGCTGGAGCTCGCGAAGCCCCTGCCGACCGATGTCTGCCACGTCGTTCCCTCGGGCGGGACAACGGGCCTTCCGAAGGGCATCCCGCGGACACACAACGACTACATATGCAACGTGGAATACCTCCATAAAGGCTGGGAGATGAACACCACCGACGCGTGCCTCGTCATCGTTCCCGTCGGGCACAACCTGGCGGTCCTCAACGTGGTCGGGTCATTGCTTTTCGCGTACAAGCTGGTCCTGTCGGATTCGACGAGACCGGCTGATATCTGCAAGCTGATCGAGGATGAGAAGATCACCTATATGCCGAGCGTGCCCAGCCTCGTGAGGAGAATAATGGAAGCCCCGGAAATGGGCAATTTCGACCTGACATCGCTCAGGAAGATCTCCGCCGGAGGCGAGCCGAGTACCCCGGACCTCATTCAGGAGGTCTACAGGAAACTTCATTGCACGTACATCAACGAGTTCGGTATGACGGAGGGCCTCTTGTGCAGGTCCCAGCTCACCGATGATATCGAGACCATCTGTAGCACCGTCGGACGGGCTACCTGCCCCTACGACGAGGTGAGGATCATCGACCGGGAAGGGAAGAAGCTTCCCGCCGGTGTTGACGGTGAACTTGCGGCAAAGGGGCCGGGGATCTTCGCCGGTTACCTGCTGGCAGCCGGTGCGAAGGACCAGAGCTTCACGAAGGACGGTTTCTTCAGGACCGGCGACCAGGCCCAGATGGACGCACAGGGATACATCAAGATAACGGGACGGATCAAGGACATAATAATCCGCGGCGGCGAGAACATCAGTCCTGCCCAGGTCGAAGAGATACTCTGCGGCCACAAAGAGATAGCGGACGCCGCGGTCATCGGAATGCCCGACAAGGACCTCGGCGAAAGGGTCTGCGCCTTCGTGCGCCTCGTCCCGGGAGCAAAACTGTCCGACACGGACATCGTGACCTTCATGGAAGCAAACGGGGCATCCAAGCTCCTGATCCCGGAAAGGTTCGAGTTCGTGGACCGTTTTCCCATGACCCAGGCTGGTAAACACGATAAGAAGCTTCTGAAGAAGGAGCTTGTAGAGCGCCTGGGCCTCAAGTAG